A region of Vitis vinifera cultivar Pinot Noir 40024 chromosome 13, ASM3070453v1 DNA encodes the following proteins:
- the LOC109123775 gene encoding uncharacterized protein LOC109123775: MMGSQDSVTNPESSALAVKGNPFNNNDHKPKKGRPWCDHCRRPGHTKDTCWKIHGKPADWKPSRFANDKEGRGNLVSMDEKPSPEPTPFSKEQIEVLQKLFSQSLPAAVPTVVGTGSLAQKGLGLGEDDWQC; the protein is encoded by the exons ATGATGGGCTCTCAAGATTCTGTGACAAATCCTGAGAGCTCAGCCCTTGCAGTTAAAGGAAATCCATTTAACAACAATGATCACAAACCGAAGAAAGGGCGACCATGGTGTGATCATTGCCGACGTCCTGGTCACACCAAGGACACCTGCTGGAAGATTCATGGCAAACCTGCAGATTGGAAGCCTTCCCGGTTTGCCAATGACAAAGAAGGACGGGGCAACCTCGTCTCCATGGATGAAAAACCATCACCCGAACCCACTCCCTTCAGCAAGGAACAGATAGAAGTCCTACAGAAATTGTTCAGCCAATCCTTGCCTGCAGCTGTCCCCACTGTGGTTGGTACTGGTTCCTTGGCacaaaaag GTCTTGGactcggggaagacgattggcagtgCTAA